From Cyprinus carpio isolate SPL01 chromosome A18, ASM1834038v1, whole genome shotgun sequence:
ttatACTTATACAGCATATACactttatatatacatgtgtaaGAAATGACTGAGACACAGTAAAAGCTGTCATCTgttatttgttgttaatttttttttgcaaatttcatttttatttgtattttcttctGTCTCAAGAATGTCTTTTTTGGCATTCTCCTTGCTTTATTACCAAATacttaaattttgattaaaaactatatgtaaataaaaagtagaaTTTCTTTATCTCTGTTTTAGTTGAACAAAACAATAGattttgaatgaatgaggcatttatatagcactttattgtgtattCCTTTACCCCAAAGCGCTTTGCAATCATATGAGGGGGTCTCTTTTAGTTTACGCAAAACCAGTGTGCAGATTGTGCATGTTTGATGTGGAAGGATGCGAAATGTACAACGGAGCCAGTGCTTttaccacacaccagctacaggtggagaggagagagagtcagagccaatcaagtggatggggattattaggagacCATGATTGACAGAGCCAGTGGAGGGAGTTTGTAAGATACACCTTgactctttacgagaagtgccatgggatttttagtgaccacagagagtcaggaccttggtttaacgtttcatccgaaggacggtgctttttacagtatagtgtccccgtcacttCACTAGGTCATTAGGACCCCACAGACCaaagggtgagcaccccctgctggcctcactaactcCTCTTCCAAAAGCAATCTAGTTTTCCaaaggaggtctcccatccaggtactgaccaggctcaaccctgcttagcttcagtggtcaaccagtcttgggctacaaGGTGATAAGGCTGCAGGCAAGTTgagttaaataaacaaataaacaaacaaataaataaaaaataaaaatacttaatgtgaaaataaacaaaactctTTTTgtccattaatttatttatttctttaaataaatacataaatgttatcATAATGACATCATCTTTTCAGGAACTCTTACTGACaacttattttattactttatcttATGCTCTTTTATGTTTGTCAGCAGGGGACGATCTTACATTTTCATACAGTTACCactattttgtattaaaaaaaaactgataaaatgaataatacaaataaataaatatatattacagaacaatacattatatataataatttatatattaacattaaatgatcTAATAAGCACCTTGCATTTTCATGACCATAAGCAAAGGGCTTAAAATGTCCTATTATAATGTCATATTACCATATGACAAACGGTCAACCCTGTTACCTACTGTACATCATGTTAACCctgataaaatgcattaaaagtcataaatttaatttgagaTGGAACAAGACAATTGATTAAAACTTAAACACATTATGtacctaaaataatttttaaaaacattcagaaatttacttttaaaatttccTTATCAAACTGGCCAGGCACCCGTTCCATAGAATGACTCATGACATAATGAATGGCACTTTTGATGTGGCTCTGTACTCATTGAAGCTCATTGAAATGCAGTAGCTGGGCAGCAGGCAAGCATGTGCAAGAACACATTCCTGCATTTGCATATGGCAGATCCTGCTCTGCCATATGCTGTGTCCATGAATAGCTCTGCTCTATGCAGGGTGCACTGAGATCAACTGAGCATTTTCTGTTAGCTAGCAAAGCAGTTTGCATTCatctttaaaataagtttaatgtaATTATCCATAAGCTATGACTCAGTTTGATTTCAGTATACAGCACATTGAAAGACTCACAAGGCTTGATGACTACAAAAAGGCCAACATAACTGTTCAATTGTTCAGTTCACAATGTTGCCAGTGGATGGAGCTGCAGTTATGTCAGATGCTATTTGCCAATGCAAAAAGAACTGAAAACTCCATCACACAAACTAACTGCTTTGCATGGAGTATGTAGCACCCATTTCATCAAGCCATAAAATGGAAGTGCACATGCAGGAATGATATTCTAATAGAGACATGCACCAATCAATACCTGTTTTGCTTTACAGAATAATTCTTCCAGTATGATCCGAATACATACTGATGCAGATTCACAACAATTGTGCTAgccaaaaaactgttttcttacCCAGGCCGCAAAAAATGACATCAAGCATAGTgcaatttttgattattatttaatcttattttttatataccaaGACAAGCttattttaatactgtatgtaCTATATCACAAAGCCatgtgtttggaataattaaaagtttggaatgattactatttttttatgtttttgaaagaagtcagaaaatattccaatatgctgatttggtgcttaggaaacgtttcttaatattatcagcGTTAAAAAcaggtgcttaatattttttgtgatccctgtgatacatttttttcaggattctttgatgaatacaaagtttgaaagaacagcatttatttgaaatttgttttgcaacattataaatgtaatgtgtccttgctgaataaaagtaatttctttctttctttttcttttttttttttaaatcttacttaccccaaacttttgaatggtagtgtataatgttgtagtgtttccacaaaaatgttaagcagcacaattgttttcaacattgataataatgagaaatatttcttgggcagcaaatcagcacatcaaaatgatttctgaaggatcacgtgacacagaagactggagaaatgcctgttgaaaattcagctttgccatgacaggaataaattacattttaaaatgtattaaaatagaaaacagttcttttaaattttaattgtatttcaccACATTAccgattttactgtatttttgaacaaataaatgaagacttcatgagcataagagaattcttttaaaaacattttaaaaatcgtaATTACGCCTACTGTACATTTTGACAAATAGTGTCTTTCTAGAGCTGGCAAAACATATTTCTGTTCAGAATGAATTAGTTGAAATTTCAAGTAATATCAGTAAAAAAGTCTCTAAATCTATCCCTGAGTTGAATCATATGCTCCAAGCAGTCATATCAGATGGAAACCAGTCTGTCCTTAAACCATGTCACCTACTGAGGGTCACCACTAGGGATTCTGGGAGTCCCAGCCTGGATTAGAGAAGTTCTTGAAGCTGCTGAATGTGTGAACTGAGTCACATTGGAGCGCATACGAGATCTCACAGAAAGTGGCAACGGTTGCCGAGTGCCCAGGACGGGAGAACGGTAGGGGGAAGTAGGAGCAGATCTGGGAATGTGAGCATCAGAGTCTCCACTATGAACAACATGACAAAACTCAATACTTAGCATCTCTGGGTCTAAAACTAAAGTTTGAGTGCCCAGTTTCCACTGAGACTGGCCGAGGAAAAACGGCTGGGCTGAGGAGGTCCAGAAAGAGGAGGGTGGAGCAGGGACGTCCAGTGAAGGAGAGCTAATGGCTGATGCAACCATATTGTTTTGGAATAGACAGAAAGGGGGTTTTGAAACTGATGCAGTGGGGCTAGGGGGAGCAGTGAGTGCAGTTCGATGACTTACTTTTTGAGGGCTACTCTTAATTTTTGGCACTTTCCCTCCACGGCCACAGTGCGACTGCTCATGGTCAAACTCCAGGTCCTCCAGGCGCTGGGTGAGGGCCAGTTTCTGCTGAATGGCCATTCGCAGGAGGGAGTTCAGAGTCTTCTTTTCATCTTCTGCGGCAGCCAGCTGCCTCTGCATCTCATCCAGCTGAGTTACGTACTCATCACATCTGGACAAAGAGGGGGGGGAGAAGCTCGACATTAAGTGATTAAAGAAAATACAACATATTGTACTACCATAATGTATTTCAGTGTAAAAAGGATATTCAGCTTAAAAAATATGGCGAAGAACTTGATTTTGTCCTTCTAAAATCATTGGATTCTTGAACAAATGGCTCTAAAAAGTCAGTTCAATTCAGTCAAAAATTCATTGCGTAGTAAGGtacatattattaattttgttagtAGTAGTTTTactaatattattgtaattaattaagaattattgtattaaattaaattattgtattgcatttatgccacatttaaaaatacattaagtcaataaaatcaataaaacacctTTTGATAcaattttacaactttaaaactttataatttttttaaataatgttagtcgcatcccagctaacaaaaatatgttctaaaaaaGTTCTGCTAATGCTtcattgttttgaaaacattatttttgaatgttctctgaacattagaaatgtccagttttaaaaagatttttttctttgttataagAATGTTATAACAAGAGAACATGCAAATATTATgggaatgttattttttaaagtactcATTTTGAatcaagtagtaacatttaaaaaatgggaACAGTTGCATTCAGTGTAGACACGGCGTAAAAGTACTAAAAGGATCTTTATTGGAATCATTAAGGAGTCAGAATCGATAAATAGGAATCAGAATCTGAACTTATTTCCATGTCTACCTGTAACAATAACTAAATGGCTCTTTAGCTATTAACTAACACTATTTCTGACCTAGGTGAGATCAGGTGGAGCAAGCAgtcacattttgatgaaagattacacttataaaacatttttgacgAATCATaaattgtgtattaaaaaaagaaaccattcCAGTTTGGATGTCCTCAATAATATTAAATGCAGATAAGGGCTGGTAAACGCACCTTGTGGCAAACATTGCCCTCAGTGAGGAAAAGGTGGCTGCATCTTCTTTGAGGGCCTTTAGTTCATTTCTAAGCTTCATCATTGTCTCTGTCACCATAGACTTCTCATTTTCATATTTACTCTTCAGGTTTGCAAGGGCCCCCTCGGCAGTCtagaaacaaatattaaaaacatacaaagttctgttatatatgcttttatttgaGACCAAACATAACATAAGACATAACCTTGGCCTTCTTACCTGTTTGTTGGCTTTCAGGACAAGACGCAATGTAGCAATCTGCTCTCTTTTGGTGCTCAAGAGGGATTTGAGTTTCAGGATCTCCTCCATGCAGACCTCTTTGTCCTTATCGAGGATGGGTGCCAACTCTCGTGCCGCAGCCCTCTGCCTGGACAGCTGGAGCGAGCGGTCCACGGCTTTCTGCAGGTGCTTGATCTGGTCACGGATGATGGCGTTGAGGTTATAGATGTTCATGGGTTCGCGGCGGAGATCACCTGTTTCTGGCACTGGGGAGGGCGAGAGAAATGAACCGTTGATTGGTGAACCAAACGGCGTTTTGTTGGGACTTCCTCCTTCCCCTTTAGTTCCTTCTCCAAGGGGTTCCTTTGATGGAGAGTCTTGAGGACTCTTGGACATGTCTGAGGAGTTAATAGCCGCGATCCGGCGAGCTAAACGTGGAGAAAGCAGGGCTCTTGGGTCCTCATGGTCTTTGGGACTTTGGGAATGTGTAAACGTGTTATGAGGCTGTGGTGGTATTGGTTTAGAATGTTAGGGTTTTGGGTTTCATTGTTGCACAAGCAGACATGGTGGTAGAGCTGAGCGAGTTCCTCGCTAAACGTAACCAGCTCGTCCTGAGCTGTGTTCAGCATGCTGTTACTTTCACTAGCCATAACAGAAGCACACCGGAGCTCCGCTTCCAGACTGTTAACCCGCTCACGGCCCTCGCGCCAGGCTTTCTCCAACCGTTTCACTTGTTCTTCAAGAGCCTGGACCTTCCCTTCACTGTGGTTGCTCTCTTCAGGCTGGTTCTCCACAGACTGGTTATATTTTTCCTTCAAAGCCTTAAGCTCTGCCTTCAAGTCAATTACTTCAGTCACGGCAACTCTGTATTTGCACTCCAGAAGCTCTATACCATTGATGTCTGCCTCATAATCACAGCAACCGTTAATGGGCCCGACGCTCTTCTCAGACTCCTCTGTGTCAAACTCCTTGTCGCTGTAGAGACGCTTCATAGAGTTGAAGCGCTCCGTAAGGCGGTGAACACGCCTGTGCTGCTCAGTTAAAGCACCCTGTGTGTGCTGCAGTTGAGTTTGAGACTCCTGCAGGTTGGTAAGTAGAACCGCCTTCTCTCGCTCAACCTAGTGAACAAGATGATACACAGTTTGTTAGCAAAAATCAAGAAggtctgaacaaaaactataTGTTAGCCTTGCCATTCATTTACACAactattacttttattcataaaggagacacattaaattgataaaaagttacagtaaagacatttatgttacaaacaATTTCACATTTCAAGTGAAATATGCTCTTTTTAAcattcttttcatcaaagaatcctgaaagcaAGTATTAAATAGAAACAGTTAAGAAATGAAAGTTCATCAAGCCTTACCTACAATACTTTTACTAGAAAACATGGAATATTTCACTCGATGTGCTTATAAAATTCCACTCTGTAGACAGATGTGATAGCTAGGTGTGTTAGCTTGCTTGTCACAAATTTAGCATAACTGCAGACCTATCATTGAGCTCAAGTACTGCTTAATTGCTTTCATATCACTCATTGTATCAGAAATGTCAGCCATCTAACGGCTGAGGCTGAGAGAGTGAAACCCTATCGATTCCTTACTGGAGATGaggtaatacatttaaaaagtaaacaggGGTGGATGGGGacacactttttttctaaataaatgccAGGCAATTACAGTAGCTTGAAGGGTGAGGAAACAATTATTTATAACCATGCAGTGATTTAATGCACatctaaatataaacaaatattatagcAACTACTTTGTGCAATAGGATGCTGAAATAACAGGCTCTTGGTTATGTATTTGATGGCAATCCCACACAGCTAGAGAAAACATTActacagccacattccccacagGAGACCACTGGATGCAAACATgttatataatacatttcatgAAATGAATCTGTTTAAACTGTGGATAAATTTATGTGTGGTAACATAGCTTTTTTTGGCCATAGCGTTTTTAATGTATCATTATAGATACATATAATTAATTAGCTTAAAAtgcaaatgagacattttaataaattattaaaatgtttagctttattattaattattttatatcaaatattttatattttaagtgtaattttatatttacatttatctatctatctatctatctatctatctatctatctatctatctatctatctatctatctatctatctatctatctatctatctttatatgtgtgtgtgtgtgtgtgtgtgtgtgtgtgtgtgtgtgtgtaaggaataattgacacaACGCGAAGCGGAGTGGCcgttacacctcgggtgtgcattatttttctaataattcaacggcccggagtcaattattctgcttatactacggttaccacacctcaagacatcgatcagatgatacatttaaagggattcgtccagtt
This genomic window contains:
- the LOC109058603 gene encoding LOW QUALITY PROTEIN: protein bicaudal D homolog 1-like (The sequence of the model RefSeq protein was modified relative to this genomic sequence to represent the inferred CDS: deleted 2 bases in 1 codon), with protein sequence MAAGGGCGESVDHYRAEVERLTRELTEANREKIRAAECGLVVLEENQTLKQQYAELETEQEALKQELEQLQEAFGQAYTNQRKVAEDGETNEETLLQESASKEAYYMGRLVDLQTQLNLSSSVASNAQAETERLNALVQELRENNEMLELQRNRMREEIREYKFRETRLLQDYTELEEENITLQKLVSTLKQNQVEYEGLKHEIKVLEEETVLLNSQLEDALRLKDISEGQLEEALDALKSEREQKNNLRKELAHHLNLTDSVYGASPHLAISAVEGLKFAEETATNGTSASGSNPNNDDRNRCNECNGHGPKVNGEYHQPGGRKGEPLHPVSDLFSELNLSEIQKLKQQLLQVEREKAVLLTNLQESQTQLQHTQGALTEQHRRVHRLTERFNSMKRLYSDKEFDTEESEKSVGPINGCCDYEADINGIELLECKYRVAVTEVIDLKAELKALKEKYNQSVENQPEESNHSEGKVQALEEQVKRLEKAWREGRERVNSLEAELRCASVMASESNSMLNTAQDELVTFSEELAQLYHHVCLCNNETQNPNILNQYHHSLITRLHSQSPKDHEDPRALLSPRLARRIAAINSSDMSKSPQDSPSKEPLGEGTKGEGGSPNKTPFGSPINGSFLSPSPVPETGDLRREPMNIYNLNAIIRDQIKHLQKAVDRSLQLSRQRAAARELAPILDKDKEVCMEEILKLKSLLSTKREQIATLRLVLKANKQTAEGALANLKSKYENEKSMVTETMMKLRNELKALKEDAATFSSLRAMFATRCDEYVTQLDEMQRQLAAAEDEKKTLNSLLRMAIQQKLALTQRLEDLEFDHEQSHCGRGGKVPKIKSSPQKVNCQQPAGSVPPTSPQLRRGRASTGHSPKVLLALQEDLMTAANSRFPCDPFNCLAHHSHFFGP